A window of the Streptomyces griseochromogenes genome harbors these coding sequences:
- a CDS encoding fumarylacetoacetate hydrolase family protein translates to MPEYRRILLDGAVFEVIREGDELVAADGRRVKIAEAHHLPPVVPSKVVAVHLNHRSRVEEFATSLPPAPTYFHKPTSALNAHGGAIVRPDGCKYLNYEGEVAIVIGRTCRNVSPAEAGDYIAGYTIANDYGLHDFRDTDAGSMLRVKGSDTLCPLGPGLVTDWDFRGKRLRTYVNGEVVQDGSTDEMEWDMHYLVADIARTITLYPGDVLLSGTPANSRPVQPGDVVEVEVEGLGRLTNHIVIGPVAVRDDCGAQPTTSEEVLSTALGGDWEFRGIRAPQRT, encoded by the coding sequence ATGCCTGAGTACCGCCGCATACTCCTCGACGGCGCGGTCTTCGAGGTCATCCGTGAAGGCGACGAACTGGTCGCCGCCGACGGACGACGCGTAAAGATCGCTGAAGCCCACCACCTTCCGCCGGTCGTCCCTTCCAAGGTCGTCGCCGTTCACCTCAACCATCGCAGCAGGGTGGAGGAGTTCGCCACCTCACTGCCACCCGCGCCCACCTACTTCCACAAGCCGACCTCCGCGCTCAACGCACACGGCGGCGCGATCGTCCGGCCGGACGGCTGCAAGTACCTCAACTACGAGGGCGAAGTGGCCATCGTCATCGGCCGCACCTGCCGCAATGTCTCTCCCGCCGAAGCGGGTGACTACATCGCCGGATACACCATCGCCAACGACTACGGCCTGCACGACTTCCGGGACACCGACGCCGGATCCATGCTCCGCGTCAAGGGATCGGACACGCTCTGCCCGCTCGGCCCCGGGCTCGTCACCGACTGGGACTTCCGGGGCAAGCGGCTGCGCACCTACGTCAACGGCGAGGTGGTCCAGGACGGCTCCACCGACGAGATGGAGTGGGACATGCACTACCTCGTCGCCGACATCGCCCGCACGATCACCCTGTACCCCGGTGACGTCCTGCTCTCCGGCACGCCCGCCAACTCCCGGCCGGTGCAGCCCGGCGACGTCGTCGAGGTGGAGGTCGAGGGGCTCGGACGCCTCACCAACCACATCGTCATCGGACCGGTGGCCGTACGTGACGACTGCGGGGCCCAGCCGACCACCTCCGAAGAGGTCCTTTCCACCGCCCTGGGCGGCGATTGGGAGTTCCGGGGCATCCGAGCGCCCCAGCGGACCTGA
- a CDS encoding pyridoxal phosphate-dependent decarboxylase family protein, producing the protein MDLGFWLSEAVVSNEDWSAGFGPYQTHPALEVDDARFAAAFREFAERLKDNYPFFHPRYAGQMLKPPHPAAIVGYLTAALVNPNNHALDGGPATARMEREVVQQLAGMFGYDSHLGHLTTSGTIANLEALYVARETHPGRGVAYSAEAHYTHGRMCGVLGMEGHPVPVDDHGRMDLDALEDLLRAGKIGTVVLTAGTTGLGAVEPIHEALALRERYGVRIHVDAAYGGFFTLLAGAEGPEGLPEAPWRAIAQCDSIVVDPHKHGLQPYGCGAVLFRDPEVGRFYLHDSPYTYFTSEELHLGEISLECSRAGAAAAALWLTFQILPPTREGLGQVLAAGRRAAVRWAGLIEESERLELYQAPELDIVTYFPVTEPKALSRIDEASAMILHAGMNDTEDPVFLSTLRVSADALTARHPKVTADADGARTLRSVLMKPESEGYVDHLHARLEELARF; encoded by the coding sequence GTGGACCTCGGATTCTGGCTCAGCGAGGCTGTGGTCTCGAACGAGGACTGGTCCGCCGGCTTCGGCCCCTACCAAACGCACCCGGCGCTGGAGGTCGACGACGCCCGGTTCGCTGCAGCATTCCGGGAATTTGCCGAGCGCCTGAAGGACAACTACCCCTTCTTCCACCCGCGTTACGCCGGACAGATGCTCAAGCCACCGCACCCGGCCGCGATCGTCGGATACCTCACCGCTGCGCTCGTCAACCCCAACAACCACGCCCTGGACGGCGGCCCGGCCACGGCCCGGATGGAGCGCGAGGTGGTCCAGCAGCTGGCCGGCATGTTCGGCTACGACTCCCATCTCGGCCACCTCACCACCAGCGGCACGATCGCCAATCTGGAAGCCCTCTACGTGGCTCGCGAGACCCACCCCGGGCGCGGCGTCGCATACAGCGCCGAGGCGCACTACACACACGGCCGGATGTGCGGGGTCCTGGGGATGGAAGGCCATCCGGTCCCGGTCGACGACCACGGCCGGATGGACCTCGACGCCCTGGAGGACCTCCTGCGCGCAGGGAAAATCGGCACCGTCGTACTCACCGCGGGCACCACCGGCCTCGGGGCGGTCGAGCCGATCCACGAGGCCCTCGCCCTGCGCGAGCGCTACGGCGTGCGCATCCACGTGGACGCCGCCTACGGAGGCTTTTTCACCCTGCTGGCCGGCGCGGAAGGTCCCGAGGGACTGCCCGAGGCTCCTTGGCGTGCCATCGCACAGTGCGACTCGATCGTGGTCGACCCGCACAAGCACGGCCTGCAACCCTACGGCTGCGGGGCGGTCCTGTTCCGGGATCCGGAGGTGGGCCGGTTCTACCTGCACGACTCCCCGTACACCTACTTCACCTCCGAAGAGCTGCACCTCGGTGAGATAAGCCTTGAGTGCTCGCGAGCCGGCGCGGCTGCCGCAGCCCTCTGGCTCACCTTCCAGATACTGCCGCCAACCCGAGAGGGGCTCGGCCAAGTGCTGGCCGCCGGCCGCCGGGCGGCGGTGCGCTGGGCGGGACTGATCGAGGAGTCGGAGCGCCTGGAGCTCTATCAGGCCCCGGAACTCGACATCGTCACCTACTTCCCCGTGACGGAGCCGAAGGCTCTCTCCCGGATCGACGAAGCCAGCGCCATGATCCTGCACGCGGGTATGAACGACACCGAGGATCCGGTGTTCCTCAGCACACTCCGCGTCTCAGCAGACGCCTTGACGGCCCGTCACCCGAAGGTCACCGCGGACGCGGACGGGGCTCGGACCCTTCGCAGCGTGCTGATGAAGCCCGAGTCCGAAGGCTACGTGGACCACTTGCACGCCCGGCTGGAAGAACTCGCGCGGTTCTGA
- a CDS encoding type 1 glutamine amidotransferase produces MRALIIKHDHLSTPGYVGERLTQRGYVLDELLVVPESRFTDPGVGCTFPEVVDIDLVVALGAPWSVDHTDLIGSWIAPELTLLGSAHAGGIPVLGICFGGQALATALGGRVERSPRFELGWTNIHTDAPRLVPDGPWFQFHGDRWVLPPGAREIARNDVASQAFVHGRSMGVQFHPELTPETLAAWLAHGGDATASGLGLDPGELLARTREDAQAARKRAHLLVDAFLALPCSGSSPARPATTSPPAAIERRRELT; encoded by the coding sequence GTGCGAGCGCTGATCATCAAGCACGACCACCTGTCCACACCGGGTTACGTGGGGGAGAGGCTCACTCAACGAGGCTACGTACTCGATGAGTTGCTCGTTGTCCCCGAGTCGCGCTTCACCGATCCTGGCGTCGGATGCACCTTTCCCGAGGTGGTGGATATCGATCTGGTCGTCGCCCTGGGGGCGCCCTGGTCGGTGGATCACACCGACCTGATCGGATCATGGATCGCGCCCGAACTGACACTACTGGGATCGGCGCACGCCGGTGGGATCCCCGTGCTGGGCATCTGCTTCGGCGGCCAGGCGCTGGCGACCGCGCTCGGCGGCCGAGTCGAACGATCCCCGCGCTTCGAGCTCGGCTGGACCAACATCCACACCGACGCGCCCCGGCTCGTACCGGACGGCCCCTGGTTCCAGTTCCACGGTGACCGGTGGGTACTCCCGCCCGGAGCCCGGGAGATCGCCCGCAATGACGTCGCTTCTCAGGCGTTCGTGCACGGTCGCAGCATGGGTGTCCAGTTCCACCCCGAGCTCACCCCGGAGACACTGGCGGCATGGCTCGCCCATGGTGGCGATGCCACGGCAAGTGGGCTGGGCCTGGACCCTGGTGAGCTGCTCGCCCGCACGCGCGAGGACGCGCAGGCTGCCCGGAAGCGGGCACACCTGCTGGTCGATGCCTTCCTGGCACTGCCGTGCTCCGGCAGTTCGCCGGCGCGACCGGCAACCACATCTCCTCCGGCTGCGATCGAAAGAAGACGGGAACTGACATGA
- the npdG gene encoding NADPH-dependent F420 reductase, protein MTAPDAATENPRGEHDLPDVSSLTVGVLGGTGDLGSGLAYRLAKAGQRVVIGSRSAERAEAVAAELGLGIRGADNAAAAAAGDIVIIAVPWDGHRAVLESTRRDLAGKVVIDCVNPLGFDKQGAHALRPDEGSAAQQAAALLPDSHVTAGFHHVSAKLLLDREAERMDTDVMVLGDSRAATDIVQALACRIPGMRGIFAGRLRNAHQVESLTANLISVNRRYRAHAGLRVTDV, encoded by the coding sequence ATGACAGCACCTGATGCGGCGACCGAGAATCCACGCGGAGAGCATGATCTCCCTGATGTGTCGAGTTTGACCGTCGGCGTTCTCGGCGGAACCGGCGACCTGGGCAGTGGTCTGGCTTACCGGCTGGCCAAAGCGGGGCAGCGGGTGGTGATCGGCTCGCGGAGTGCCGAACGGGCCGAAGCTGTCGCCGCCGAGCTGGGGCTTGGCATCCGAGGCGCGGACAACGCCGCTGCCGCCGCGGCCGGCGACATCGTGATCATCGCGGTCCCCTGGGACGGCCACCGCGCTGTCCTGGAGTCCACCCGTAGGGACCTCGCTGGCAAGGTCGTCATCGATTGCGTCAATCCACTCGGTTTCGACAAGCAAGGCGCCCATGCCCTGAGACCCGACGAAGGAAGTGCTGCCCAGCAGGCCGCTGCTCTGCTGCCGGACTCGCATGTCACCGCCGGCTTCCACCATGTTTCCGCGAAGCTGCTGTTGGACCGGGAGGCAGAGCGGATGGACACCGACGTCATGGTCCTCGGCGACTCGCGTGCGGCCACTGACATCGTCCAGGCTCTGGCCTGCCGGATCCCTGGCATGCGGGGAATATTCGCCGGTCGGCTGCGCAACGCCCACCAGGTAGAGTCGCTGACCGCGAACCTGATCTCGGTGAACCGCCGCTACCGGGCGCACGCAGGGCTGAGGGTTACCGATGTCTGA
- a CDS encoding phosphatase PAP2 family protein — protein sequence MDTKPDYLTTRFRIFPAEELHPRQHSPSTAVPGGSLRQPQPGRTGRQARPRLLSAEGPVELLAHCTGASPPSRHTATALLATGLVTRSGAVAGAVAAIVGLSRIALRVHWPTDVVGGWLAAVRIARTAALSVRSLDGVGKQPAVRG from the coding sequence ATCGACACCAAGCCTGACTACCTCACAACAAGATTCAGGATCTTCCCAGCGGAAGAGCTGCACCCCCGCCAGCACAGCCCGTCAACGGCCGTTCCCGGCGGCTCACTTCGACAACCGCAGCCCGGCAGGACGGGCCGTCAGGCCAGACCGAGATTGCTCAGTGCGGAGGGTCCAGTCGAGCTACTCGCACACTGCACAGGGGCGAGTCCTCCCTCCCGGCACACCGCGACGGCTCTGCTGGCCACCGGGCTGGTCACTCGCTCGGGAGCGGTGGCCGGCGCGGTGGCCGCCATTGTCGGCCTCAGCCGCATCGCGTTGCGCGTCCATTGGCCCACCGATGTGGTGGGCGGCTGGCTGGCGGCCGTGCGAATCGCCCGTACGGCAGCGCTGTCGGTCAGAAGCCTGGATGGCGTCGGGAAGCAGCCGGCAGTCCGAGGGTGA
- a CDS encoding GNAT family N-acetyltransferase: MQVHTPRLSLLGATDELLERLVPTVRKGVVGQPPWPFDDPISLYADSPEREWGWLQGVWRGRGRVSANFWRLYFVVVVNGEPVGMQDLIGTDFAAFGTVHTFSWLSPDVRGGGLGKEMRQAVLHLAFDGLGAREASSDAFFDNHASNRVSQALGYVPNGVAWDTRRGEPAEIKQWRLTRQQWIKRRRDDINLVAVGECLPVLGIDPPPTD, encoded by the coding sequence GTGCAGGTGCACACACCCCGTCTGTCCTTGCTAGGAGCGACGGACGAGCTCCTGGAGCGCCTGGTCCCGACGGTTCGCAAGGGCGTGGTCGGGCAGCCCCCGTGGCCCTTCGACGATCCGATATCCCTGTATGCGGACAGCCCAGAGCGCGAATGGGGCTGGCTGCAGGGGGTGTGGCGTGGCCGGGGCCGGGTCAGCGCGAACTTTTGGCGTCTGTACTTCGTCGTGGTCGTCAACGGCGAGCCGGTGGGCATGCAGGATCTGATCGGCACCGACTTCGCCGCGTTCGGTACGGTCCACACCTTTTCCTGGCTCAGCCCGGACGTTCGGGGCGGCGGCTTGGGCAAGGAGATGCGGCAGGCGGTGCTGCATCTGGCCTTCGATGGGTTGGGGGCTCGTGAGGCGAGCAGCGATGCCTTCTTCGACAACCATGCCTCGAACCGTGTTTCCCAAGCTCTGGGGTACGTGCCGAACGGCGTCGCCTGGGACACCCGGCGTGGCGAGCCGGCGGAGATCAAACAGTGGAGGCTGACCCGGCAGCAGTGGATCAAGCGGCGGCGCGACGACATCAATCTCGTCGCCGTTGGCGAGTGCCTACCGGTCCTCGGGATCGACCCGCCACCAACTGACTGA
- a CDS encoding AAA family ATPase, which translates to MTQRLSTMVLMCGLPGAGKTTFAMELVRRGYVRLSIDEVVWQRLGQRDAGLAMEAEAFDQLKEEVRREQRQELVELIMTGRDVVVDYGFWSRAARDDYNALFESHGCRWELVHLKADRTTLERRLEVRTARKVVTRSASSRAVSSAICDSSASTRTRTIASRASNSSSNEPIKVASSTATVETERPEHTPIRAASAHVPVSGATPRICDARHVGRPIGLRPCRWLPRLCLHIPR; encoded by the coding sequence GTGACACAGCGATTGAGCACGATGGTGCTGATGTGTGGTCTTCCGGGAGCGGGCAAGACCACCTTCGCGATGGAGCTGGTGCGACGCGGTTACGTTCGGCTCTCGATCGACGAGGTGGTCTGGCAGCGACTCGGGCAGCGCGACGCCGGCCTGGCGATGGAGGCCGAGGCGTTCGATCAGCTCAAGGAAGAGGTCCGCCGCGAGCAGAGGCAGGAACTGGTGGAGCTGATAATGACCGGGCGCGATGTGGTGGTGGATTACGGCTTCTGGAGTCGGGCCGCCCGCGACGACTACAATGCGCTGTTTGAAAGCCACGGCTGTCGCTGGGAACTGGTCCATCTCAAGGCCGACCGGACGACGCTGGAGCGTCGCCTCGAGGTGCGGACGGCGAGGAAGGTGGTGACCCGCTCGGCCTCCAGCCGCGCCGTCAGCTCCGCGATCTGCGACTCGAGCGCCTCCACCCGCACTCGGACAATCGCCTCGCGGGCCTCCAATTCCTCGAGCAATGAGCCCATCAAAGTCGCCTCCTCCACGGCCACGGTAGAGACGGAAAGACCCGAACACACCCCGATCAGAGCTGCCTCCGCTCACGTTCCCGTCAGCGGAGCCACACCTCGAATATGTGATGCGCGCCATGTTGGTCGGCCCATAGGGTTGCGCCCATGCCGATGGCTGCCTCGCCTTTGTCTGCATATCCCCCGTTGA
- a CDS encoding ATP-binding protein translates to MTDSASPTPLLSRPCRRQALLTLPAREAHVSAARHFAADLLETWSVPASERDSAVLIVDELAANAAQYGHELMTLLLALDHETLNIVVTDSGAAVEHHRPDIAPDEHGRGTGIVQYLAQSTEIRQTRSGREVRACLRCSP, encoded by the coding sequence GTGACCGATTCCGCCAGCCCGACTCCGCTGCTCAGCCGGCCCTGCCGCCGCCAGGCACTGCTCACCCTGCCGGCGCGGGAGGCGCACGTCTCCGCCGCTCGTCACTTCGCGGCCGATTTGCTGGAGACCTGGAGTGTGCCAGCGAGCGAGCGGGATTCCGCCGTTCTCATCGTCGACGAACTCGCCGCCAACGCTGCCCAGTACGGCCATGAGCTCATGACCCTGCTACTCGCCCTCGACCACGAAACTCTGAACATTGTGGTCACTGACTCCGGCGCGGCCGTGGAGCACCATCGTCCCGACATCGCCCCCGACGAACACGGCCGTGGGACCGGCATCGTCCAGTACCTCGCCCAGTCGACCGAGATCCGCCAGACACGCAGCGGCCGCGAAGTCCGCGCCTGCCTGAGGTGCTCGCCATGA
- a CDS encoding vanadium-dependent haloperoxidase: MGGKQKTLAILAGAALAAGLTSPAFGSTTAHSPAQRTAATGSGMSVVEWNRELITILGDPKAQPSTVQPTRSFALLQAAEYDAVVSITRAGPAYVFSVSAPGGARADAAADQAAHDVLVALYPAKRAGVDQRLSSQLSAIPGGPGKQAGTTVGAEVARRLISLRSDDGSSAKPPRFDPGDKAGDYRPTPPAFPAPVFTNWGSVKPFVLASGRQFRPAAPPAVSGAAYATALNEVKSLGSKTSTTRTPDQTAAAKFWAAAPVWNVWNQVAQGLVTSQNASLEKAVTVFARLDLSLADTAIAMYDAKYAYHVWRPVTAIRLGGTHYNPSIVGDPHWTPLLPTAPDPSYPGAHGALSQAAATTLAGFYGARHHLAVTSKGVTRTFAGFQDTATEAWLSRIWSGQHTSLDNRAGQQLGTQVADFVARHL; the protein is encoded by the coding sequence ATGGGTGGAAAGCAGAAGACACTCGCCATACTTGCCGGAGCCGCGCTGGCTGCAGGACTCACCAGCCCGGCCTTCGGGTCCACCACCGCTCACTCGCCGGCCCAGCGCACCGCCGCGACGGGGTCGGGGATGTCGGTCGTGGAGTGGAACCGCGAGCTCATCACCATCCTCGGCGATCCGAAGGCGCAGCCGTCCACCGTCCAACCCACGCGCAGCTTCGCGCTTCTCCAGGCCGCCGAGTACGACGCCGTGGTATCGATCACCCGGGCCGGCCCCGCCTACGTATTCTCGGTGTCGGCGCCGGGAGGCGCTCGTGCGGATGCCGCGGCGGACCAGGCGGCCCACGATGTGCTGGTCGCCCTGTACCCGGCCAAGCGCGCAGGCGTGGACCAGCGGCTGAGCAGCCAGCTGTCCGCGATTCCGGGCGGCCCGGGCAAACAGGCCGGCACGACCGTGGGAGCCGAGGTCGCCCGCCGACTGATCAGCCTGCGGTCCGACGACGGGTCCTCAGCCAAGCCGCCGCGGTTCGACCCCGGCGACAAGGCCGGTGACTACCGGCCCACCCCGCCCGCCTTCCCGGCACCGGTGTTCACCAACTGGGGCTCGGTCAAGCCGTTCGTGCTGGCCAGCGGACGCCAGTTCCGCCCCGCAGCGCCGCCGGCCGTGAGCGGCGCCGCGTACGCCACCGCCTTGAACGAGGTCAAGAGCCTGGGGAGCAAGACCAGTACCACCCGCACCCCCGACCAGACGGCAGCCGCGAAGTTCTGGGCGGCGGCACCCGTCTGGAACGTCTGGAACCAGGTCGCGCAGGGCCTTGTCACCTCCCAGAACGCGAGCCTGGAGAAGGCGGTGACGGTCTTCGCCCGGCTCGACCTGTCCCTCGCCGACACCGCGATCGCGATGTACGACGCCAAGTACGCCTACCACGTATGGCGGCCCGTGACCGCCATACGGCTCGGCGGTACGCACTACAACCCGAGCATCGTCGGCGATCCCCACTGGACCCCCCTGCTGCCGACCGCACCGGATCCGTCCTATCCCGGCGCTCACGGCGCCCTCAGCCAGGCTGCGGCAACGACGCTCGCCGGGTTCTACGGTGCGCGGCATCATCTCGCGGTGACATCGAAGGGCGTCACCCGAACCTTCGCCGGCTTCCAGGACACCGCCACCGAAGCGTGGCTCAGCCGGATCTGGTCCGGCCAGCACACCTCCCTCGACAACCGCGCGGGCCAGCAACTCGGCACCCAGGTGGCCGATTTCGTGGCACGTCATCTCTGA
- the pcaC gene encoding 4-carboxymuconolactone decarboxylase, whose amino-acid sequence MSETPPNTLQYRFDGPEDAPVLILGPSLGTTWHMWDRQVPELSKQWRVFRFDLPGHGGAPAHPAGSVGDLAARLLATLDALGVQRFGFAGCALGGAVGIELALRHPERLASLALVATSPRFGTADEFRQRGVIVRTNGLDPIARTAPDRWFTGGFAAAQPAITEWAVQMVRTTDPGCYIAACEALAGFDVRPELGRVGAPTLVLVGSDDQITGPAEARTLVAGIRDARLAVVPGASHLVPVEQPAAVTDLLVRHFSTAWQQPFDTGQTALPAAPVNPAIAPPPQVVPVAEIAPAVVPPQPLGPPDRYETGLKIRREVLGDAHVDRVLAQADDFSRDFQEFVTRYAWGEIWDRPGLDRRTRSCVTLTALVAGGHLDELAFHTRAALRNGLTPDEIKEVLLQSAVYCGVPAANSAFKVAQQVIREETTPAE is encoded by the coding sequence GTGAGCGAGACACCACCGAACACCCTGCAATACCGCTTTGACGGGCCAGAAGACGCCCCGGTCCTGATCCTGGGTCCCTCACTGGGTACCACCTGGCACATGTGGGACCGCCAGGTGCCCGAGCTGTCGAAGCAGTGGCGGGTCTTCCGGTTCGACCTGCCGGGACACGGCGGCGCACCGGCCCACCCGGCCGGCTCGGTCGGTGACCTCGCGGCCCGTCTGCTGGCCACGCTGGACGCGCTCGGCGTGCAGCGCTTCGGCTTCGCCGGCTGTGCGCTGGGCGGCGCGGTCGGTATCGAGCTGGCGCTGCGCCACCCGGAGCGGCTCGCCTCACTCGCCCTGGTCGCCACCTCGCCCCGGTTCGGCACCGCCGACGAGTTCCGCCAGCGCGGGGTGATCGTCCGCACGAACGGGCTCGACCCGATCGCCCGGACCGCGCCCGACCGCTGGTTCACCGGAGGGTTCGCCGCCGCCCAGCCCGCGATCACCGAGTGGGCCGTCCAGATGGTCCGCACCACCGACCCGGGCTGCTACATAGCCGCCTGCGAGGCCCTCGCCGGGTTCGACGTCCGCCCGGAGCTGGGCCGGGTCGGCGCGCCGACCCTGGTGCTGGTCGGGTCCGACGACCAGATCACCGGTCCGGCCGAGGCCCGCACGCTGGTCGCCGGGATACGGGACGCCCGGCTCGCGGTCGTGCCCGGTGCCTCCCATCTGGTGCCGGTCGAGCAGCCCGCCGCGGTCACCGACCTCCTGGTGCGGCACTTCTCCACCGCCTGGCAGCAGCCGTTCGACACCGGCCAGACGGCTCTGCCGGCCGCCCCGGTCAACCCGGCCATCGCCCCGCCGCCGCAGGTCGTGCCCGTCGCCGAGATCGCCCCCGCCGTCGTACCGCCGCAGCCGCTCGGGCCGCCGGACCGGTACGAGACGGGGCTGAAGATCCGCCGGGAGGTGCTCGGCGACGCGCACGTGGACCGGGTGCTGGCGCAGGCCGACGACTTCTCCCGCGACTTCCAGGAGTTCGTCACCCGCTACGCCTGGGGGGAGATCTGGGACCGGCCCGGCCTGGACCGCCGCACCCGCAGCTGTGTCACGCTCACCGCGCTGGTCGCCGGCGGCCACCTGGACGAGCTGGCCTTCCACACCCGCGCCGCCCTGCGCAACGGCCTCACCCCGGACGAGATCAAGGAAGTGCTGCTGCAGTCCGCCGTCTACTGCGGTGTCCCGGCGGCGAACAGCGCGTTCAAGGTGGCCCAGCAGGTCATCCGCGAGGAGACCACGCCCGCCGAGTGA
- a CDS encoding MBL fold metallo-hydrolase produces MKLTKKSHACIRLDKDGRTLVIDPGGFSEQDAAVGADAILVTHEHPDHFDEGRLRAALEANPAAEIWTLRSVAEQITAAFPGRVHTVGHGDTFTAAGFDVQVHGELHAVIHPDIPRIANVGYLIDGGRVFHPGDALTVPDHPVETLMLPVMAPWNKISEVIEYVREVEPQRAYDVHDALLTDLARPIYDRQIGALAGAEHLRLAPGGSADV; encoded by the coding sequence ATGAAGCTCACCAAGAAGTCCCACGCCTGCATCCGCCTCGACAAGGACGGACGGACGCTCGTCATCGACCCCGGAGGGTTCAGCGAGCAGGACGCGGCGGTCGGCGCGGACGCGATCCTGGTCACGCACGAACACCCGGACCACTTCGACGAGGGCCGGCTGCGGGCCGCGCTGGAGGCGAACCCGGCCGCCGAGATCTGGACCCTCAGGTCCGTCGCGGAGCAGATCACGGCCGCCTTCCCGGGCCGTGTGCACACCGTCGGCCACGGCGACACCTTCACCGCCGCCGGCTTCGACGTCCAGGTCCACGGCGAGCTGCACGCGGTGATCCACCCGGACATCCCGCGCATCGCGAACGTCGGCTATCTGATCGACGGCGGCAGGGTCTTCCACCCCGGCGACGCCCTCACCGTCCCCGACCACCCGGTGGAGACGCTGATGCTCCCGGTGATGGCCCCCTGGAACAAGATCTCCGAGGTCATCGAGTACGTCCGCGAGGTCGAGCCGCAACGCGCCTACGACGTCCACGACGCCCTCCTCACCGATCTGGCCCGCCCGATCTACGACCGCCAGATCGGCGCCCTGGCCGGAGCCGAGCACCTGCGGCTCGCCCCGGGAGGCTCCGCCGACGTGTGA
- a CDS encoding exodeoxyribonuclease III, which translates to MRIATWNVNSITARLPRLLAWLESSGTDVLCLQEAKIAEEQFPFDQLRELGYEAAVHATGRWNGVAVLSRVGLEDVVKGLPGDPGYDGVTEPRALSATCGPVRVWSVYVPNGREVDHPHYAYKLQWFEALKAAVAGDASGSRPFAVLGDYNVAPTDDDVYDVAAFEGSTHVTPAERAALVSLQEAGLSDVVPRPLKYDHPYTYWDYRQLCFPKNRGMRIDLVYGNEPFAKAVKDAYVDREERKGKGASDHAPVVVDLDV; encoded by the coding sequence ATGCGCATCGCCACCTGGAACGTGAACTCGATCACCGCCCGCCTTCCGAGGCTGCTCGCCTGGCTGGAGAGCAGCGGCACCGACGTGCTCTGCCTCCAGGAGGCCAAGATCGCCGAGGAGCAGTTCCCGTTCGACCAGCTGCGCGAGCTGGGCTATGAGGCGGCGGTCCACGCGACCGGCCGGTGGAACGGCGTGGCGGTGCTCTCCCGCGTCGGCCTGGAGGACGTCGTCAAGGGCCTGCCCGGCGACCCGGGCTACGACGGCGTCACCGAGCCGCGCGCCCTCTCGGCGACCTGCGGCCCGGTCCGCGTCTGGTCGGTGTACGTGCCCAACGGCCGCGAGGTGGACCACCCGCACTACGCCTACAAGCTCCAGTGGTTCGAGGCCCTGAAGGCCGCCGTCGCCGGTGACGCGTCCGGCAGCCGCCCGTTCGCGGTCCTGGGTGACTACAACGTGGCGCCGACCGACGACGACGTCTACGACGTGGCCGCCTTCGAGGGCTCCACCCACGTGACCCCCGCCGAGCGCGCAGCCCTGGTCTCCCTCCAGGAGGCGGGCCTGTCGGACGTCGTCCCGCGCCCTCTGAAGTACGACCACCCGTACACGTACTGGGACTACCGCCAGCTCTGCTTCCCCAAGAACCGCGGCATGCGCATCGACCTGGTGTACGGCAACGAGCCCTTCGCCAAGGCCGTCAAGGACGCCTATGTCGACCGTGAGGAGCGCAAGGGCAAAGGCGCGTCCGATCACGCGCCCGTGGTGGTCGACCTCGACGTGTGA
- a CDS encoding DUF6278 family protein, giving the protein MHLPFLGHRHKKNGDGGGAPARARSGVGEFPADPEGIAALLSECALLRSQAAQAGVRLDDTPASLEALDQLVPRWRDDAEILPWLGSDAGLYLGTVVVRTVPGAVWEIRSDGEPVLRLVSGREVEVVESGRAWAASGVPELSQLYAELAEA; this is encoded by the coding sequence ATGCACCTTCCGTTCCTGGGCCACCGGCACAAGAAGAACGGCGATGGCGGGGGTGCCCCCGCGCGAGCTCGTTCGGGCGTGGGGGAGTTCCCCGCCGACCCCGAGGGGATCGCCGCCCTCCTGTCCGAGTGCGCACTGCTGCGCTCGCAGGCGGCCCAGGCAGGCGTCCGGCTCGATGACACGCCGGCCTCCCTGGAGGCCCTGGACCAGCTGGTGCCGCGCTGGCGCGACGACGCGGAGATCCTGCCCTGGCTGGGCAGCGACGCCGGGTTGTATCTGGGCACGGTCGTCGTGCGCACCGTGCCCGGCGCCGTCTGGGAGATCCGGTCCGACGGCGAGCCCGTCCTGCGGCTCGTCTCCGGCCGCGAGGTCGAGGTCGTGGAGTCCGGCCGGGCGTGGGCCGCGAGCGGCGTCCCCGAACTGTCGCAGCTGTATGCCGAGCTCGCCGAGGCCTGA